The Prionailurus bengalensis isolate Pbe53 chromosome A3, Fcat_Pben_1.1_paternal_pri, whole genome shotgun sequence genome includes a window with the following:
- the LOC122466925 gene encoding LOW QUALITY PROTEIN: 28S ribosomal protein S36, mitochondrial-like (The sequence of the model RefSeq protein was modified relative to this genomic sequence to represent the inferred CDS: deleted 1 base in 1 codon; substituted 1 base at 1 genomic stop codon), with amino-acid sequence MMASKMASASRVVQSVKPHTPXIRVSPDRRDNPKPNGSEVWGSAGLLSRSSSLSSEHSKGRKSPDLLMHQGPPDTAEIIKTLPQKYRRKLVSQEEIEFTQRRGPE; translated from the exons atgatggCAAGCAAGATGGCGTCTGCCagcagggtggttcagtcagtcaagcccCATACTCCATGAATAAGG GTGTCTCCTGACAGAAGAGACAATCCTAAACCCAATGGATCAGAAGTTTGGGGATCAGCAGGACTACTATCTCGCTCTTCTTCACTTTCATCAGAGCATTCGAAGGGAAGGAAATCACCAGATTTGCTGATGCATCAGGGTCCACCAGACACCgcagaaataataaaaacgttGCCTCAGAAATACAGAAGGAAGCTTGTGTCTCAAGAAGAAATTGAATTTACCCAACGCAGAGGTCCAGAATAA